From a region of the Bacteroidota bacterium genome:
- a CDS encoding SpoIIE family protein phosphatase, producing the protein MAFRFTISRKISLGFGVLIFLTLVAFALTLMTISKSRKNNDEVANIYTPSIDALQEMRLLVARSRNYITSWIKVELFSYDKERLRILINTDYPKLEKELDALSVNWSESDRLLIDSIFVDCRSLWDAHRKVMSSLSQPSDYSDANIMFFIEPMVLDDDEDVQQYTRRITIKLDRLIEAQYKAASQKRKEIIDSFQLLQFVVLLLLIVLPAGGIIIAMFTTRSITRPVNSLRNILSKMARGVLPQEPIKNRHDEIGDMSMALNSLVSSLKSTTEFAHEVGSGNFNSHYQPLSEEDTLGYALLRMRADLRENERVLEAKVIERTEEVVRQKEEIEVQNRKLEILYKHVTDSIRYAKRLQDAILPAPVTVNRLLPESFILFKPKDIVSGDFYWLHEKNGKIIVAAIDCTGHGVPGAFMSIVAHNMLNQVIRLKEVQTAGQVLDQLNKLAAKTINQQVDDSAVRDGMDMTICIIDPETRTMEMAGANNPLYLFRNGELKEFKADKVAIGYTEYGGPHSFSNTTIQLEKGDMIYLSSDGYADQFGGPKGKKFMVGQFRSFLTSIHQKSMEVQRKMLDETLENWRGNLEQVDDVLVIGFRIQ; encoded by the coding sequence ATGGCATTTCGTTTTACAATAAGCAGAAAGATCAGCCTGGGCTTCGGTGTGTTAATTTTTTTGACACTCGTGGCCTTCGCGCTTACGCTTATGACCATAAGCAAGAGCCGCAAGAACAACGATGAGGTGGCCAATATCTACACCCCGTCTATTGACGCGCTTCAGGAAATGCGTTTGCTGGTGGCCCGCTCGCGCAACTACATTACCAGCTGGATTAAGGTTGAGTTGTTTTCGTATGATAAAGAGCGTTTGCGTATCCTTATCAATACCGATTATCCTAAACTGGAAAAAGAGCTGGATGCGCTTTCGGTTAACTGGAGTGAGTCGGACAGGCTGTTAATTGATTCAATTTTTGTGGATTGCCGCAGCCTTTGGGATGCGCACCGCAAAGTAATGAGCAGTTTGAGCCAGCCGTCGGATTACAGTGATGCGAATATTATGTTTTTTATTGAGCCAATGGTGCTTGATGATGATGAGGATGTGCAGCAGTACACGCGTCGTATTACCATTAAGCTCGACAGGCTTATTGAAGCCCAGTACAAAGCCGCCTCACAAAAACGAAAGGAAATTATTGATTCATTTCAGCTTTTGCAGTTTGTAGTACTGCTTCTGCTTATTGTGTTGCCCGCCGGCGGTATTATCATTGCCATGTTTACCACGCGAAGTATTACGCGGCCTGTAAATTCACTGCGCAACATACTTTCTAAAATGGCCCGTGGTGTGCTGCCTCAGGAACCGATAAAAAACCGCCACGATGAAATCGGCGATATGTCAATGGCCCTCAACAGCCTTGTATCGTCGCTCAAAAGTACCACTGAGTTTGCGCACGAAGTAGGTTCGGGCAACTTTAACTCGCATTACCAGCCGCTTTCTGAAGAAGATACCCTTGGTTATGCCCTGCTGCGAATGCGTGCTGATTTGCGGGAGAACGAACGTGTACTCGAAGCCAAAGTAATTGAACGCACCGAAGAGGTTGTGCGGCAGAAAGAAGAAATCGAAGTACAGAACCGTAAACTCGAAATCCTTTACAAACACGTTACCGACAGTATCCGTTACGCCAAACGTTTGCAGGATGCTATTTTGCCCGCTCCGGTAACTGTAAACCGCCTGCTGCCAGAGTCGTTTATCCTGTTCAAGCCCAAAGACATTGTTAGCGGCGATTTTTACTGGCTGCACGAGAAAAACGGTAAAATTATTGTGGCCGCCATCGACTGTACAGGCCACGGTGTGCCGGGTGCTTTTATGAGTATTGTGGCGCACAATATGCTCAATCAGGTAATCCGCCTCAAAGAAGTGCAAACGGCTGGTCAGGTACTTGATCAACTAAATAAACTGGCCGCAAAAACCATTAACCAGCAGGTCGATGATTCGGCCGTGCGTGACGGGATGGACATGACCATCTGCATTATCGACCCTGAAACACGTACAATGGAAATGGCCGGAGCCAACAACCCGCTTTATCTCTTCCGTAATGGGGAGTTAAAGGAGTTCAAGGCCGATAAAGTGGCTATTGGTTATACTGAATACGGCGGGCCGCACAGCTTTTCAAATACAACCATCCAGCTTGAAAAAGGCGATATGATTTACCTTTCTTCCGATGGATATGCCGATCAGTTTGGCGGTCCCAAAGGCAAGAAATTTATGGTAGGTCAATTCCGCAGTTTTCTCACTTCCATCCACCAGAAATCAATGGAAGTACAGCGCAAAATGCTTGATGAGACCCTCGAAAACTGGCGTGGAAATCTGGAACAGGTGGATGATGTGCTGGTAATCGGGTTCCGGATTCAGTAA
- a CDS encoding gliding motility-associated C-terminal domain-containing protein, whose protein sequence is MHSYLLRFSLVFLILSGFSGYLPAQAVLGPPPANDDAANAADFGALPAPLPCPVGGDGTMVSVNGTTAFATYNSNYYASFGCYSGGSPDVWYKFNAVSNYTHLSFQSLTSPGFDSCYIRVWKTNGLNHSPYQLIPLNCIRIDNGQHAENLLTTSGDEYYIEIGGQQWDDTGSFVLQLEAERECEDCVRRANVNLFPAPVYGIYGLSQKVKMCATLTEWDYSATNYPHYIGPAQLGGDWDAGSLQPMQSPGAGWSWFTAPAVTLPGYYFDPDGNNDPTDNAGDNSISPFVDLRACWQVQVNSNCNQNDLSATIKIYSDEVFGTGNQTNECDDGLQHVIDLHNQCCKAPEAFFTQVNCATPNSGQITLNNALDLGKDSVAFMLFDNLLTTAYDSAFSVAGQHIFTNLSNGHYIIRTIQYQAGNPTCTSFVSIFLPSTLQMSLSQTSAGCTSGAGVAHVQVTGNATFTYSWTIGSTIVSQVDSAVNLPNGWITCTVTDITNLCTITDSIFITSLSPPAIVLSYSNSDICSSTTTLAPDTTTTSGGVFSLVNTVAGVSINSSTGVLSLNGTAFPYSVPVLYTYTDASTGCSTSKSDTVVVVQQPGIPPLQFTSPQNLCLGDPAPQLSVQPAGNLQVGWANSTFTNVTYAPSFIPPVNTSGSTTYGVAYVTQGGCIGLAAFFNVNVYEAPTLQVNADVEVCPGDTINAVVTATPSAGSVLWSPVPAIGAASDASVFYIAPQFPGNTAVSVTVTDASGTCSTSEGFLITADTAGCSSGNGGGVNQNEVETYSGITPNGDGKNDTWVIDGITGIQGVEVEIYNRWGMLIWQNSQYDNTTNVWKGTDSSGQLLPEGTYFYIIRKSTIIKKGWIELNR, encoded by the coding sequence ATGCACTCCTACCTCCTGCGATTCAGTCTTGTTTTTCTGATTTTATCGGGCTTTTCGGGTTATTTACCTGCTCAGGCTGTACTTGGCCCGCCTCCGGCAAACGACGATGCCGCTAACGCCGCTGACTTTGGCGCGCTGCCCGCTCCGCTGCCTTGCCCGGTTGGAGGAGACGGCACAATGGTATCGGTAAACGGCACCACTGCTTTTGCTACCTACAATTCAAACTATTACGCATCTTTTGGCTGTTACTCCGGCGGAAGTCCTGATGTATGGTATAAATTCAACGCAGTTTCCAACTACACACACCTCAGCTTTCAGTCGCTTACTTCACCCGGTTTCGACAGTTGCTACATCCGTGTATGGAAGACAAACGGCCTTAATCATTCACCCTATCAGCTTATCCCGCTCAATTGTATTCGTATTGACAACGGGCAGCATGCCGAAAATTTGCTTACCACTTCGGGCGATGAATATTATATTGAAATAGGCGGGCAGCAATGGGATGATACCGGTTCGTTTGTTTTGCAGCTTGAAGCCGAAAGAGAATGTGAGGATTGTGTACGACGTGCCAATGTGAATTTATTTCCTGCACCTGTCTATGGTATTTACGGGCTTAGCCAAAAAGTAAAAATGTGTGCCACTCTCACCGAGTGGGATTATTCGGCAACCAATTATCCACACTACATAGGGCCGGCTCAGCTTGGTGGCGACTGGGATGCGGGCTCACTTCAGCCCATGCAATCGCCGGGAGCAGGCTGGAGCTGGTTTACAGCACCTGCGGTAACATTACCCGGCTATTATTTTGATCCCGACGGCAATAATGACCCCACAGACAACGCCGGCGACAACAGCATTTCTCCTTTTGTCGATCTCAGAGCCTGCTGGCAGGTACAGGTTAACAGTAACTGTAATCAGAATGATCTTTCCGCCACTATAAAAATTTACAGCGATGAAGTTTTTGGAACCGGAAACCAAACCAATGAGTGCGATGACGGACTGCAACATGTAATTGATCTGCACAACCAATGCTGCAAAGCGCCTGAAGCATTTTTTACACAGGTAAATTGTGCCACCCCCAACAGCGGACAAATTACATTGAACAACGCGTTGGATTTGGGTAAAGATTCGGTAGCGTTTATGCTTTTTGATAATCTGCTTACCACGGCATATGATTCTGCATTTTCGGTTGCGGGGCAACATATTTTCACCAATCTTTCGAATGGTCATTATATCATCCGCACAATTCAATACCAGGCCGGCAATCCCACGTGCACAAGTTTTGTAAGCATTTTTCTGCCTTCCACATTGCAAATGAGTTTAAGCCAGACCTCAGCCGGATGTACATCAGGGGCTGGTGTGGCGCATGTGCAGGTAACCGGAAACGCCACTTTCACATACTCTTGGACAATTGGCTCCACCATAGTAAGTCAGGTCGATTCAGCGGTGAATTTGCCCAATGGCTGGATCACCTGCACAGTAACCGACATTACCAACCTCTGCACCATTACCGATTCGATATTTATTACCAGCCTTTCGCCCCCGGCCATTGTGCTGAGTTACAGCAACAGCGATATATGTTCATCCACCACCACGCTTGCACCTGATACCACCACCACATCCGGCGGCGTATTCAGTTTGGTCAATACCGTGGCCGGTGTGAGTATCAACAGCAGTACAGGTGTACTTTCGCTCAACGGCACGGCATTTCCGTATTCGGTTCCTGTACTTTATACCTACACGGATGCCAGCACAGGCTGTTCAACCAGCAAGTCAGACACGGTGGTTGTTGTGCAGCAGCCGGGTATTCCGCCGCTTCAGTTTACGTCGCCGCAAAACCTTTGTCTGGGCGATCCCGCCCCCCAGCTTTCCGTGCAGCCGGCCGGAAACCTGCAGGTAGGCTGGGCTAATTCCACCTTTACCAACGTTACCTATGCACCGTCATTTATTCCCCCGGTAAACACCTCAGGAAGCACAACGTATGGTGTGGCCTATGTTACACAAGGGGGATGTATCGGCCTTGCTGCATTTTTCAATGTAAATGTGTATGAGGCGCCCACGCTTCAGGTTAATGCAGACGTGGAAGTATGCCCGGGCGATACAATAAATGCCGTGGTTACTGCTACCCCCTCAGCCGGTTCGGTGTTGTGGAGTCCGGTGCCTGCCATCGGTGCCGCCTCCGATGCATCTGTATTTTACATTGCCCCGCAATTTCCGGGAAATACCGCTGTGTCGGTTACTGTAACTGACGCTTCAGGTACTTGCAGTACCAGTGAAGGGTTTCTGATAACGGCTGATACTGCTGGCTGTAGTTCGGGAAATGGAGGTGGTGTGAATCAAAATGAAGTGGAAACATATTCTGGTATAACACCTAATGGCGATGGAAAAAACGACACCTGGGTGATTGATGGGATTACTGGTATTCAAGGAGTTGAGGTGGAGATTTACAACCGTTGGGGCATGCTTATCTGGCAAAATTCGCAATACGACAACACCACAAACGTCTGGAAAGGAACCGACAGCTCCGGTCAGCTGCTTCCCGAAGGAACTTATTTTTATATCATTCGTAAAAGCACCATCATTAAAAAAGGCTGGATTGAATTAAACAGATGA
- a CDS encoding collagen-like protein, with translation MGTTVIQSVPYALYAQNGPAGPTGQTGPAGVTGATGPAGPTGPSGDPGPTGPTGVAGATGATGPSGDPGPTGPTGLAGATGATGPSGDTGPTGPSGDPGPVGPTGIAGATGPSGDTGPSGLQGDPGPTGPTGIAGATGATGPSGDTGPAGPTGATGIAGPSGATGSIGLTGPAGPTGVTGSTGVAGPSGATGPSGATGPAGATGAAGPAGPSGATGPAGATGPTGIGLTGATGPAGATGANGATGATGPTGIGLTGATGPAGATGANGATGPTGIGLTGATGPAGATGANGATGATGPTGIGLTGATGATGATGPVGTITNAAMNGLNRKYSISVADAQSAAPTVYDIATVFTPFTYAYIVNGSASTVGYIIFPLHLPDSAKLNSITTSFVDSDASLDLSVTLYKVAHTNGTPTAFATSLPSGINNSSVVQATMALNEVVNNSQYSYFLRFNTYRQNTNLRFVSSFIDYTVYRLE, from the coding sequence ATGGGCACTACCGTCATTCAGTCTGTGCCTTATGCCCTCTATGCACAAAATGGTCCGGCCGGCCCCACAGGTCAAACCGGCCCTGCAGGTGTTACCGGCGCCACCGGCCCTGCAGGTCCAACCGGCCCCTCAGGCGACCCGGGGCCCACTGGCCCAACGGGTGTGGCCGGAGCAACAGGAGCTACAGGCCCCTCAGGCGATCCAGGCCCCACTGGTCCCACGGGACTTGCCGGCGCTACCGGCGCCACCGGCCCTTCCGGCGATACAGGTCCTACCGGCCCCTCAGGCGATCCGGGCCCTGTTGGTCCCACGGGTATTGCCGGCGCCACCGGCCCTTCCGGCGATACAGGTCCCTCCGGCCTTCAGGGTGACCCCGGCCCCACAGGCCCCACAGGTATTGCAGGCGCTACTGGTGCCACCGGCCCTTCTGGTGATACAGGCCCTGCTGGTCCCACCGGCGCTACCGGTATTGCAGGCCCATCAGGCGCTACCGGATCAATCGGACTTACCGGCCCTGCCGGTCCTACAGGAGTAACTGGAAGTACAGGAGTAGCAGGCCCCTCAGGCGCTACCGGCCCTTCCGGCGCTACGGGTCCTGCCGGAGCAACCGGTGCTGCGGGTCCCGCCGGGCCATCCGGCGCAACAGGTCCCGCCGGCGCTACGGGCCCCACAGGCATTGGTTTAACCGGTGCCACCGGCCCCGCCGGAGCTACAGGAGCTAATGGCGCAACCGGTGCCACCGGCCCCACAGGCATTGGTTTAACCGGTGCCACCGGCCCCGCCGGCGCTACAGGCGCTAATGGTGCCACCGGCCCCACAGGCATTGGTTTAACCGGCGCAACCGGCCCCGCCGGCGCTACAGGAGCTAATGGTGCCACCGGTGCCACCGGCCCCACAGGCATTGGTTTAACCGGCGCAACCGGTGCCACAGGAGCAACAGGCCCGGTGGGCACAATAACAAATGCCGCTATGAACGGACTCAACAGAAAATACAGCATTTCTGTAGCTGATGCCCAAAGTGCGGCTCCTACCGTTTATGATATTGCTACGGTGTTTACCCCATTTACCTACGCCTACATAGTTAACGGTTCTGCATCCACTGTGGGATATATTATTTTCCCGCTGCACTTGCCCGATAGTGCCAAGCTTAATTCCATCACAACTTCCTTTGTGGACAGTGACGCCTCGCTTGATTTATCGGTCACACTTTACAAAGTGGCACATACTAACGGAACACCTACAGCCTTTGCCACATCGTTGCCTTCTGGGATTAACAATTCATCGGTGGTGCAGGCTACAATGGCCTTAAACGAAGTTGTTAACAATTCGCAATACAGCTATTTTTTGCGTTTTAATACCTACCGGCAGAATACCAATTTGCGTTTTGTGAGTTCGTTTATAGATTATACTGTTTACCGGTTAGAATAG
- a CDS encoding gliding motility-associated C-terminal domain-containing protein, whose protein sequence is MKAAAYVCVFFLLILHGSVQAQYMLSPQLIGSTGAWSTSGNYSLSASSGEVIISTSSASGYILTQGFQQPTGSLVALSGSVASTNTSCAGINNGSARAVPQGGNPPYTYAWSNGATTQQILSLAPATYYVTITDVIGLVYTDSAVVDALPGPCELVFYSGITPNGDGKNDFWAIEFIDQYPENNVTIFNRWGEKVFETANYNNADRRWEGNDASGSVLPPATYFYLVEVNGKSFKGWIELTR, encoded by the coding sequence ATGAAGGCTGCCGCATATGTATGTGTATTTTTTTTGCTGATCCTTCACGGTTCGGTACAGGCGCAGTATATGCTGAGTCCGCAACTTATTGGTAGCACAGGTGCATGGAGTACATCCGGGAACTATTCTCTTTCGGCCTCTTCCGGTGAGGTAATTATTTCCACTTCTTCGGCCTCCGGATATATCCTTACGCAAGGCTTTCAGCAGCCAACAGGAAGTCTTGTGGCGCTGAGCGGCTCCGTAGCTTCTACAAATACATCCTGTGCAGGGATTAACAATGGAAGTGCCCGTGCCGTGCCGCAGGGCGGAAACCCGCCTTACACTTATGCGTGGTCAAACGGAGCAACTACCCAACAGATTTTATCACTTGCTCCCGCCACATACTATGTCACAATTACTGATGTCATTGGGCTTGTATATACTGATTCGGCAGTGGTTGACGCTTTGCCGGGACCTTGTGAATTGGTTTTTTATTCAGGCATTACGCCCAACGGCGACGGGAAGAATGATTTCTGGGCAATTGAATTTATCGATCAGTACCCCGAAAATAACGTCACCATCTTCAACCGCTGGGGCGAGAAAGTGTTCGAAACCGCAAACTACAACAACGCCGACAGGCGCTGGGAAGGGAATGATGCATCGGGAAGTGTTTTACCACCCGCAACTTATTTCTATCTTGTGGAAGTTAACGGTAAGTCATTTAAAGGCTGGATTGAACTTACACGCTGA
- a CDS encoding type IX secretion system membrane protein PorP/SprF, whose translation MKRIITFFILLVSAVPAELFAQQDPLFSQYMFNPLAINPAWAGSREMMNAALLMRRQWVGFPGAPSTNVLAISAPTRKGKVGWGLEINTDQIGPKRSTAAYLSYAYRIRMGKGKLGFGLGAGIISYRVNWNQIEYRDENDVFATLSSDKRTIPDFKFGVFFNNKRFYWGFSSTHLNRPSYSVVAANDSVTYASTLRRHLFFTIGRAFVISDNVLFSPSVMIRNYPGTTLTAVDINLNFELRKMIWVGASLRSSQSIVGLVQYNAGQFLRIGYSYDFALGRLRSAQSGSHELMVGFNLDLFKSETLSPRYF comes from the coding sequence ATGAAAAGAATAATTACATTCTTCATACTGTTAGTAAGCGCCGTGCCTGCCGAGCTTTTTGCTCAGCAGGATCCGTTGTTCAGTCAGTACATGTTTAACCCGCTGGCCATTAATCCGGCATGGGCCGGCAGCCGTGAAATGATGAACGCGGCTTTGCTGATGCGCAGACAATGGGTTGGTTTTCCCGGTGCACCGTCAACCAATGTGCTTGCAATAAGTGCCCCCACACGAAAAGGCAAAGTGGGCTGGGGACTCGAAATAAATACAGATCAGATTGGGCCCAAGCGAAGCACCGCTGCTTATCTCAGTTATGCCTACCGCATACGCATGGGGAAAGGTAAACTTGGGTTCGGGCTTGGTGCAGGCATTATCAGCTACCGTGTAAACTGGAATCAGATTGAGTATCGTGATGAGAATGATGTGTTTGCCACACTCAGCAGTGATAAACGCACAATTCCTGATTTTAAGTTTGGCGTGTTCTTCAACAACAAACGTTTTTACTGGGGCTTCTCATCCACACACCTCAACAGGCCATCCTATTCGGTAGTGGCTGCAAACGATTCGGTGACGTATGCTTCTACGCTTAGAAGACATTTATTTTTTACCATTGGCCGCGCATTTGTAATTTCCGACAATGTGCTTTTCAGTCCATCGGTAATGATCCGCAATTACCCGGGCACCACGCTTACGGCGGTTGATATTAATTTGAATTTTGAACTCAGGAAAATGATCTGGGTGGGTGCTTCGCTTCGCTCTTCACAAAGTATTGTAGGGCTTGTGCAATACAATGCGGGGCAGTTTCTTCGGATCGGTTATTCGTATGATTTTGCATTGGGGCGTTTGCGTTCGGCACAGTCGGGCTCACATGAACTTATGGTAGGATTTAATCTCGACCTGTTTAAATCCGAAACACTTTCCCCACGTTATTTCTAG
- a CDS encoding carboxypeptidase regulatory-like domain-containing protein — translation MKLFSLRLLFVLLLVLPAGMLHAQFKRANRLLASGEYVRAINAYERGLRKQADPQAMENVANCYRIVRNYPKAEYWYARTLEINPAPNPMLYFWYGSVLKMNGKPEEARKQFERFTSIKPDDERGKAEVKALSQLKVWMEETRLYEVKAVPQLNTPYSDFGVAWGGRGMLIVSDRGEKDLLNAENASATDAAYFAIYSLKFSRSGDSVNYGVPEKLPRRICPDNHNGPASLTADGKLMAFNRVGRTVKLRSKKFVNRNKIYFTNNQFFGWSNPEPFLWNSDLYSCAHPSLSADGQTLFFASDMPGSIGGMDIWFCRRDGDSWSKPINPGPVVNTLADEVFPYQRNDGTLFFSSSGHPGLGGLDIFATKMVDGIWQEPSNQGAPMNSSTDDFSIIFDADGKTGYFASDRSGGKGKDDIYSFKVLKKTTVIRGRILASKELTDGMPDTRVQLLDTDGNVLKQATTDAKGAFVFSNIDADKSYLVRLLEDDPGISSRSKYYLTDENNKAMRVTVYDQVGGKYTFQNLPVKPGSEPELLADDEYITIAGSLVTDGSQPAAVANARVKLIDENGNVVQTTTTNALGGFAFTRIPPDKSFIVAIDAADELVLAPNTKVILTDKAGKQIATLVADSTGSYNYQLLKNDRSTIKAMQVDEDELRIDLQGSLASGDSLAKPVANARVVVVDENGNILQTVTTDANGNFKFTNLPNDKSYMVRIENVEDNYVVNVGKMYVKDNNGNIVKELAYNGKFEFKILPNDRTTLGKVYVDDPWLDVIIAKARESKDSLMIIENIYYDLNDWKILPDAEPVLNKIIQVMKANPQVIIEINSHTDSRADDNYNLKLSQKRAQSVADYLVAGGIDKKRLKAVGYGETRLLNKCADGTECAEEEHAANRRTEFKINWKK, via the coding sequence ATGAAGTTATTTTCATTGCGTTTGCTTTTCGTGTTGTTGCTGGTTTTGCCGGCGGGCATGCTGCATGCGCAGTTTAAGCGCGCCAATCGCTTGCTGGCTTCGGGCGAGTATGTGCGTGCGATAAATGCCTATGAGCGTGGTTTACGTAAACAGGCTGATCCGCAGGCAATGGAAAATGTGGCCAACTGCTACCGCATTGTACGCAACTATCCTAAAGCCGAATACTGGTACGCACGCACACTCGAAATAAACCCGGCACCCAATCCGATGCTTTATTTCTGGTACGGCTCCGTGCTGAAAATGAATGGCAAGCCCGAAGAAGCCCGCAAACAGTTCGAACGCTTTACATCCATCAAACCCGATGATGAACGCGGTAAGGCCGAAGTAAAAGCATTGAGTCAGTTGAAGGTATGGATGGAAGAAACACGGCTTTATGAAGTGAAAGCTGTGCCGCAGTTAAACACGCCGTACTCTGATTTCGGTGTGGCATGGGGCGGCAGGGGAATGCTCATCGTGTCTGACCGTGGCGAGAAAGATCTGCTCAATGCCGAAAATGCCTCCGCTACAGATGCTGCCTACTTTGCAATTTATTCGCTGAAGTTTTCGCGCAGCGGTGATTCGGTAAATTACGGTGTGCCCGAAAAACTTCCCCGACGCATTTGCCCCGATAATCACAATGGCCCCGCTTCACTTACGGCCGACGGAAAGCTCATGGCGTTCAACCGTGTGGGCCGAACCGTAAAACTCCGCTCGAAAAAATTTGTGAACCGGAATAAAATTTATTTCACAAACAACCAGTTTTTCGGCTGGTCGAACCCGGAACCGTTTTTGTGGAATAGTGATCTCTATTCCTGCGCACACCCTTCACTTTCGGCCGACGGGCAAACGCTTTTCTTTGCTTCCGACATGCCCGGCAGCATTGGCGGTATGGACATCTGGTTTTGCCGCCGCGATGGTGACTCATGGAGCAAACCGATTAATCCCGGCCCGGTTGTGAATACACTGGCCGACGAAGTGTTTCCCTACCAGCGAAATGATGGTACGCTTTTTTTCAGCTCTTCCGGGCATCCCGGTTTGGGCGGACTTGATATTTTCGCCACAAAAATGGTTGATGGTATCTGGCAGGAACCCTCCAATCAGGGGGCGCCGATGAACAGCAGTACCGATGACTTTTCGATTATTTTTGATGCCGACGGAAAGACCGGTTATTTTGCTTCTGACCGAAGCGGGGGCAAGGGTAAAGATGATATTTACAGTTTCAAAGTACTCAAGAAAACAACTGTTATACGCGGACGAATTCTTGCTTCAAAAGAACTTACCGACGGCATGCCCGACACACGCGTGCAGCTGCTCGATACGGATGGAAATGTGCTGAAACAGGCAACAACCGATGCAAAGGGGGCATTTGTGTTCAGTAATATTGATGCCGATAAATCTTATCTCGTGCGCCTGCTTGAAGATGATCCCGGTATCAGCAGCCGCTCAAAATATTACCTCACCGACGAGAACAACAAGGCCATGCGCGTAACGGTGTACGATCAGGTAGGAGGAAAATATACCTTCCAGAATCTCCCTGTAAAGCCAGGCTCTGAACCCGAACTGCTTGCCGATGATGAATACATTACCATTGCCGGAAGCCTTGTTACAGATGGGAGTCAGCCTGCTGCCGTTGCCAATGCCCGCGTAAAACTGATTGATGAAAACGGCAATGTGGTACAAACCACTACCACCAATGCACTGGGTGGTTTTGCATTTACACGCATTCCGCCCGATAAGTCGTTTATTGTAGCCATTGATGCAGCGGATGAATTGGTGCTTGCGCCCAATACAAAAGTGATTCTTACAGATAAAGCAGGCAAACAAATAGCCACACTTGTGGCCGACAGTACCGGAAGCTACAACTATCAGCTGCTCAAAAACGACCGCAGCACAATAAAAGCCATGCAGGTTGATGAAGATGAATTACGAATTGATTTGCAAGGTTCTCTTGCCAGCGGCGATTCACTTGCCAAACCGGTGGCCAACGCCAGAGTGGTAGTGGTGGATGAAAACGGAAACATTCTGCAAACTGTAACTACTGATGCGAACGGTAATTTTAAATTTACCAACCTGCCTAATGATAAATCATACATGGTGCGGATTGAGAATGTGGAGGATAACTATGTAGTGAATGTGGGTAAAATGTATGTGAAAGACAATAATGGTAATATTGTAAAAGAACTGGCTTATAACGGAAAATTTGAATTTAAAATTCTGCCCAACGACCGTACCACGCTTGGGAAAGTGTATGTGGATGATCCCTGGCTGGATGTTATTATTGCCAAAGCCCGTGAATCGAAAGATAGTCTGATGATTATCGAAAATATTTATTATGATCTGAATGACTGGAAAATTTTGCCTGATGCCGAACCGGTACTCAATAAAATTATTCAGGTAATGAAAGCCAATCCGCAGGTAATTATTGAAATTAATTCGCATACTGATTCCCGGGCAGATGATAATTACAACCTTAAACTCTCTCAGAAACGTGCTCAGTCTGTGGCCGATTATCTGGTGGCAGGCGGCATTGATAAGAAACGCCTTAAAGCAGTTGGTTACGGAGAAACCCGTTTACTGAACAAATGTGCCGACGGAACGGAGTGTGCAGAAGAAGAGCACGCTGCCAACCGGCGCACCGAGTTTAAGATTAACTGGAAGAAATAA
- a CDS encoding 4a-hydroxytetrahydrobiopterin dehydratase, with amino-acid sequence MWSITPGGLSRTFLFRDFNGAFAFMTSVAAEAEAQQHHPEWRNVWNKVEITLCTHDQGNSITPRDHALAAAIDKIYEAHTA; translated from the coding sequence ATGTGGAGCATTACCCCAGGCGGACTTTCGCGCACCTTTCTGTTTCGTGATTTTAACGGAGCATTTGCATTTATGACAAGCGTAGCTGCTGAAGCGGAAGCGCAGCAGCATCATCCCGAGTGGCGCAATGTGTGGAATAAGGTAGAAATTACACTTTGCACACATGATCAGGGCAACAGCATCACCCCGCGCGACCATGCACTGGCTGCGGCTATAGATAAGATTTATGAAGCACACACCGCTTAA